A window from Citrus sinensis cultivar Valencia sweet orange chromosome 5, DVS_A1.0, whole genome shotgun sequence encodes these proteins:
- the LOC127902264 gene encoding uncharacterized protein LOC127902264, whose product MKYFPPTKNAKLRNEITSFHQLEDESLYEAWERFKELLRRCPYHGIPCSIQLETFYNGLNQSTRLMVDASANGALLSKSYIEAYEILERIAKNNYQWASTRQPAARGSAWVHNIDAITTLSAQVTSLTNMVKAMTVAPATVKQVTELSCIYCGEEHDFDNCPGNPASVNYVGNFNRQPQNNLYLNTYNLGWKQHPNFSWSSQNRNAPALNGLSRNTQPPGFHQQSQGQKHISQDPITSLEALIKEYIAKNEAIVHSQAVSLRNLENQMGQLATVMSSRTQGNLPSNTEDPRRESKEHCKVISLTSGKNVDIPVEVTKNGMEYNSAQKPTQKRSLLQQTPLQDTGYMGQATATEEEIQPEHAEKEVTIPESSHMLQNKILTKLKAPGSFTIPYSIGTRYAGRALCDLGASINLMPLSVFKQLGVGEYRPTTVTLQLADRSHAYPEGKIKDVLVKVDKFIFLVDFIVLDFEADKEVPIILERPFLVTGKTLIDVRKESSP is encoded by the exons atgaaatatttcccaCCAACAAAAAATGCAAAGTTGCGGAATGAGATTACTTCATTCCATCAACTGGAAGATGAAAGTTTGTACGAGGCGTGGGAAAGATTCAAGGAATTGCTCAGAAGGTGTCCTTATCATGGTATTCCTTGTTCCATtcaattggaaactttctacaatGGGTTGAATCAGAGTACAAGGTTAATGGTGgatgcttcagcaaatggAGCTCTATTATCCAAATCTTACATtgaagcttatgaaattctAGAAAGAATTGCCAAAAATAATTACCAGTGGGCTTCAACCAGGCAACCAGCAGCAAGAGGATCAGCATGGGTACATAACATTGATGCAATTACAACCTTATCAGCACAAGTAACCTCATTGACTAACATGGTAAAAGCCATGACAGTTGCTCCAGCAACAGTAAAGCAAGTTACTGAACTTTCTTGTATCTATTGTGGTGAAGaacatgattttgataattgtccTGGAAATCCAGCTTCAGTAAACTATGTGGGCAACTTCAATCGACAACCTCAGAACAACCTATATTTAAATACTTACAACCTAGGCTGGAAACAACACCCAAATTTCTCATGGAGCAGTCAGAATCGAAATGCTCCAGCATTGAATGGACTGAGTAGAAACACACAACCGCCTGGTTTTCATCAACAAAGTCAAGGGCAAAAGCATATTAGTCAGGATCCAATCACTTCATTGGAAGCACTGATCAAGGAGTATATtgcaaagaatgaagcaattgtgcaTAGTCAAGCTGTGTCCTTGAGAAACCTTGAGAACCAAATGGGACAACTAGCTACAGTAATGAGCAGTAGAACTCAAGGAAACCTACCTAGCAACACAGAAGACCCTAGGAGAGAGAGCAAAGAACACTGCAAAGTAATTAGTTTGACATCCGGAAAGAATGTTGATATCCCAGTTGAGGTGACCAAAAATGGGATGGAATACAATTCAGCACAAAAACCAACTCAAAAGAGAAGCCTACTACAGCAAACTCCTCTTCAAGACACTGGTTACATGGGCCAAGCTACAGCAACTGAAGAGGAAATTCAACCAGAACATGCTGAAAAAGAAGTCACAATACCA GAAAGCAGTCATATGCTCCAGAATAAAATTCTCACAAAATTGAAAGCTCCAGGGAGTTTCACAATACCATATTCTATAGGGACTAGGTATGCTGGCAGAGCACTTTGTGACTTGGGAGCTAGTATTAATTTGATGCCATTATCTGTATTTAAGCAGCTGGGAGTAGGGGAGTACAGACCAACAACAGTCACTCTGCAATTAGCTGACAGATCTCATGCATACCCTGAAGGAAAGATAAAGGATGTATTGGTGAAGGTTGACAAATTCATCTTTCTAGTGGATTTCATTGTGCTGGACTTTGAAGCTGACAAAGAGGTACCCATTATACTTGAAAGACCTTTTCTAGTAACTGGAAAAACTCTGATAGATGTGCGAAAGGAGAGCTCACCATGA